A region from the Aegilops tauschii subsp. strangulata cultivar AL8/78 chromosome 5, Aet v6.0, whole genome shotgun sequence genome encodes:
- the LOC109782078 gene encoding uncharacterized protein, with translation MAQAKRYVLRLFISLKYVTANVVDRQSGRVVVTASTVEKPLRDGLECGRACNAKAAAAVGEVLAMRLRVDGLAHEPIHADAAKEVEKKGFKNRTKVWAILNALRSHGVNLHVDDDGDHRRHV, from the coding sequence ATGGCGCAGGCCAAGCGGTACGTGCTGCGGCTCTTCATCTCGCTCAAGTACGTGACGGCCAACGTGGTGGACCGGCAGAGCGGCCGCGTCGTGGTCACCGCCTCCACCGTCGAGAAGCCCCTCCGGGACGGGCTGGAGTGCGGCCGCGCCTGCAACGCCAAGGCGGCCGCCGCCGTCGGCGAGGTGCTCGCCATGCGCCTCCGGGTGGATGGCCTGGCGCACGAGCCCATCCACGCCGACGCCGCCAAGGAGGTCGAGAAGAAGGGCTTCAAGAACCGCACCAAGGTCTGGGCCATCCTCAACGCGCTCCGCAGCCACGGCGTCAACCTCCACGTCGACGACGACGGCGACCATAGGCGGCATGTCTGA